CACTCACAGCCTCGAGGCGATGAAGCAAAATCTCACCGGTGGCATCAAGCACTGCCATGATAACAGCCACGCGCAGGAAGACCGAGAGCGGGAGAAGAAAATCGCCAGGAAGCGATTGTATGTGGTCTCGGTTGTCTGCCTGATTTTCATGATTGGCGAAATCCTCGGTGAGTCGTGAGCTTTTGGATTTGCATCCGTTCGTGCTGTCTACGCTGGGATTTATCACTAATTTACGCAAACTTTCCTGCCTTTCCAATCTTCCCAGGTGGGTATTTTGCAGGAAGCCTTGCGGTGATGACCGATGCGGCCCACCTGCTTGTAGACTTCACCAGCTTCATCATCAGTCTGCTGTCACTCTGGCTCTCCTCCAGACCAGCAACGCACAAACTCAGCTATGGCTGGCACCGTGCAGGTGCTGTGTACCAAAATtatcaaaatgaaaatgtatctGTGACCATTTCCCACTGGTAGGCCTACAAATCGTAGACTACTGGGATTTCTAGGTGTAATTCTTTTGATTCTTTTGTGCCACTCTTGTGCCACTCGGACATAtacatgttcgaaataaattaaaccaaatcaAACCAAACTCTAAAATGTGACAGGTTGAACTTACTTCATCAGCAGTAGTGCACTGTCCcagcagcagcaatggtgctTTCTTTTTGTGCGATATGCACCATACAGGattattagggccacactgatgAACACATAGATTTTATGAAAAGCCTTAAATTAttcaggaaaaagttgtaattttaatttaaaaccagaaaacaattcagaatttcaagaaaaaaattgattgattggttccagagccaGCAAGTGAGTTTCTGCAAAGCAGGCTTCAAtatttaataaattgaatatttttgttgttagagcatcgaaaaccagttggctttgtaaatacagtttttaccattattagagccctgcagacatgaaataacacctgtgTTATttcctttccactcctattattcaccgtttacaccacattgcgcaggctatgggtaATTTCACAGcctttttctgttaataatcTGTTTTCTCTCCTTCTGGGTTCTTTCTGCTAGAGATTCTGGGTGCACTGCTGTCAGTTTTAACCATCTGGCTGGTAACGGGCGTGCTGGTTTACCTGGCGGTGGAGCGCCTcatcagtgacaattacaccaTCGATGGCACGGTCATGCTCATTACCTCCGGCTGTGCGGTTTTGGCCAACATTATGTATGCAGAAGACACGCTCCgatgaatgaaaatgtatttgtgtttaCTGAAGGACTTTCTTCGCAGCATGGCCCTCACCCTTCATCAGTCGGGCCACGGCCACAGTCACGGAGGACTCTCTTCTCATGGCCACGGTCACACAGACGTGGAGAAAGAACGTGCCAGTCAAGGCAGGTTTAGTGCGTCTTCATTTTGAATGTTCGTGGTTGGACAGCAGATGTTGCCTCGCAAAGAATAAGACATTTCACACTACACAAAACATCAGTCGTTTGCAGTACACCATCATTATTCATCATTCCATTTGCACACGGTGTACTATAATCTACTATAATCCTCTggtgaaaatgtaaaatttgatAAAAATTCATTTCTACAAAGCCCCTTAAACAAATTACCCCTGATAGATGCCTGGTGctttctgcagttgagtaaataaatgcccTATGGCCATTtaaataggattccttttttataaatggaatatttttctagTCGGAGCATTAAAACCTGtttccgatcttcaaaatacgttttttttagcattattggagctctccagacatgaaataacacccctatagtcacttttacagtcctattacctgatatagtagacataataatagaaaataacacatttaagatATAAGTAAGACCTAACAGAGACTCTCACGTTAGCATtaacagtgtacttcctgcggtggctattgtctcatcaatgtaacgttactgacactgTAGAATACGACTGGAATACCGCTGTTTGTGGTCAAGGTATTAACAAGCGGGGAACACagatgcagtgaacattcacacaggagctgctgtcggccacatcTCACACCAGTCACTgtcactctccacactgctaacactgAGCTAAACACAGTCTattctagctagctgacgtcacacataGGCCCTGCTTgattaaaggcgcacacaagttGTATAATACACTACATAGCACGTCCTTATAttggtatttttgttcatttacccatttttatcAGTAATTTAGGCCAGGAACACGTATAgttaaatatgcatagttttgactaatagtaggcAGTAGTCAATCACGAAACATCGATAATTTAGTAatcaatttattttttgaaaaaccgtgatatagtGAAGCTGcggaatttgaaccgcaaagtggcgaggggcgactgtacatGTAAAAATCCAGTATAATTGTATAGCATGTGTACTGAATTCTATACTGTGGATGCTTCCGTCAGGGCGCAGAGTGCAGCAGGCGAACGCCAGCGTGCGCGCTGCCTTTGTGCACGTGGTGGGGGATCTTCTCCAGAGCCTCAGCGTGCTTGTCAGCGCCATCATTATCTTCTTCAAGGTGAGGGGGCATGTCTTTGTGATGCACGTCTCTTGTAATAAAAACATCAGAATGACGAGTTACATACTGTGCATGCACGGACTTACAGACATTCCCAACCACTGTTCCTTGGCATGTTAGTGTGTTGAGAGAGATCATCAGGTGTGCCGCTGGAAATGATCCATTTTCACTTAATTGgtccaaaatgtatttatttacgcCAAATAATGTATCTAAGTTGACCTATCTATGCAAGTGATGTATAGTGACACCTGCCATGCCATTCATACAggagtttttttaatgtaaaatatgtgccttggctcaataaGGGTGGGAAACGCTCACATAGGGGAGACCAGTCTAGTGTAATTTGAATGTTTGCATCCTTTAAGCATGTGGAGAGACTCAAAGCTGTGGCTGTTtccttgtcccccccccccattgctGTTAGGTTTACTGAAATGATCTCGTATGACCAGCACTTACTGGTTTACtcattcatttcattgtgtaaatacagccgaaccttggtttttgtacgcaCTGCAGGATtcgtttttggacaaaaaaacctGTCTCGTTCATCATAAAGCCCaacagtgcgcctaacaaacCAACTGAGTGCCTAAACAAAAGAATTCACGCATTGGTAACTCgttctctgtgaagaatggatcgtGGTTCTTTCAGAATTGGGACACTATAGGCAGATTCCGGACAGGGAATCATTTGATCATCTGttgtgggtggtttatttgttcaaagAAAGCACAGCGTACGAtttaaaaattcagtttttgtcaCCTTTCTTCCTCCTGATAAGCACTGGGCACCGTGTGCTGATGAGAAGTTTGAGTGCGCTGCGTATTTGTCAGTGTTCTGTGTGCTTGCTTtgttatggctgcaaaataacctacTGTGACGCTGACAAAAGTTGCAAGTTCCAGAACTTGAACTTGAAAAGAATGAATTCAAGTAGGAAAGTACGAAGGTAGCATCTGTTACATTGGGtctgtaatgtaaaggttcctaggTAACAGTTTGCCGAGGGAatggtttaagggagacacatgACACACAGTGAAGCctgaatgttctttttgttcagcagtggttttggtcttggaactcgtttttgcccagtgtcttttttatggtggagtcatgaacactgaccttaactgagacacGTGAGGCCTGccgttctttggatgttgttgtggggtcttttgtgacctcttggatgagtcatcgctgcgctcttggggtaactttggttggccggccactcctgggaaggttcaccactgttccatgtctttgccatttgtggatactggctctcactgtggttagctggagtcccaaagctttggaaatggctttataaccttttccagactgatagatttcAATTAATCTCGGTTAagttgttttaacaggggggcaatcactttttcacatgcagccatgtaggtttggattttttttctcccttttaataataaaaagtttcatttaaaaactgcattttgtcttcagcTGTGCTGTcactgactgatatttaaattagtttgatgatctgaaacatttaagtgtgacaaacatgcaaaaaaataagaaatcaggaaggtcgCAAACACTTTTGCACACCACTGTAGAAGGACGCAGTAAAACAAAGTAGTAACATAGGATAAAACATACGAAAAAAAGAGCATCTGATTGCATTTATAAAATGCAAGCCTCTGTTCCATTGGTGCTCTAAAACCTGCCAGGACACAGAATAGTGGCACGTACAGCTTGtaagcacacacagcagcactgATGCTATTTTTATACAGGCTTTAGTAAAGAGCAAAGCCTCTGAGTTAGTGAAATCTACATACAACTCGCCAAACTTCACCTGATCATTGCTTAAGACAATTCCTCATCGTTCCTGCTACAcaacattccaaatggttgtacttGTTATTAGCAACGTTTGTGCaatgattttccatcttctctcagattcacaattgcttgtttttcacccatagacagctgTCTGGCTTTCATGtcgttttcacctctaaatgcagtctacacaggcaaaacctgtcctgaaactgagcgtagacattcagtgctatgtATTGATTGAATCAgaaatgtaataggacacacctgggcaacaaaacacacagataCTTTTGCTCGCATTAAAACTGGGGTCGGTCCGATCCAGATCTCATATTCACCCAAATGTTTTTAGTCTTCACCAAAAATCACAGTTATATTAGTTTAGAAGGGCACTGCGCATACTGAGCACACCCTTTTGTGCTTCTAGTAATACAGTATTACTGCACCCTTACAGCCAGCGTAActgttttaaattgtattttatgtatttcagCCAGAATATAAGATTGCGGACCCCATCTGCACCTTCCTCTTCTCCATGTTGGTCTTGTGCACCACCTTCACCATCATGAGGGATATTCTGATAGTGTTAATGGAAGGTGAGCCCACCATCCTCCAGTGTTTTGTTCTTGATAATCATGCATAGTTTTGACTAGTTACTATTTGTGTGCCAGGTACCCCAGTGGGGGTGAGGTACGGCGAGGTCAGGGACGGTCTGCTGGCAGTCAAAGGGGTCACGGCC
The DNA window shown above is from Dunckerocampus dactyliophorus isolate RoL2022-P2 chromosome 20, RoL_Ddac_1.1, whole genome shotgun sequence and carries:
- the LOC129173239 gene encoding proton-coupled zinc antiporter SLC30A2-like, giving the protein MFKTKDPEKFHLVTDVKSTYSNAGSTHSLEAMKQNLTGGIKHCHDNSHAQEDREREKKIARKRLYVVSVVCLIFMIGEILGGYFAGSLAVMTDAAHLLVDFTSFIISLLSLWLSSRPATHKLSYGWHRAEILGALLSVLTIWLVTGVLVYLAVERLISDNYTIDGTVMLITSGCAVLANIIMALTLHQSGHGHSHGGLSSHGHGHTDVEKERASQGRRVQQANASVRAAFVHVVGDLLQSLSVLVSAIIIFFKPEYKIADPICTFLFSMLVLCTTFTIMRDILIVLMEGTPVGVRYGEVRDGLLAVKGVTAVHNLHIWALTANQAVLSAHVAIDESADAQTVLREMTQACYSSYNFHTVTIQMERQADLKPGCSLCEDPKM